The window TCGGGTAAAGTTTTTGCTATGCTGTTTGGGCATTTTATTCAGTAGTCAAGGTAACGTTCTGCTATGGTTAACCACCCGTAAGGGTCCTCGCCATTAAATCATGGCGGTTCCATTTTAATAGATTTAAAATGTGAATGAGGGTTCTAGGGAGGTGGGTTGGGTAATATGGGAAGGGAGGGTGGTGAGGAGTTGGGTGCCGTGGAGGGACTTAAGTGGAAGGATTGTGAGTGTGCCGAGAAGGAagagggagggggggggggggtgtggtGAGAAAAGTGAGGAAGAGCCATAGTGATAAATGGTAGGGTTGGGGCTGTAGTGGTGGGAATGGGGATGGGTGAAGTGGTGGTGGTGTAAGTGGAGAATGGGGCTAAGCTCAGGTTGGCTGAAAATGGCAACTTCAATACAAAATAGTGCAGGAATTTAAAAGAAGAAAGGGAAAGAAGAGTTTGAGAAAAAAGAGGCAACTTTAATTCATCGTTTCATAGGTTCTTTCTACTCTCCATCATTACAAATTTATACTCCTCATAAACGGGAAAAACCCTAGCTACTTGGACGTAAGGAAAGAAGGCTGGTACGGTCCGGTTACAAGAGGAGAAGTAGTGGACTCAAGTAAATGGGCTTAACATGGTGTCATTGGGGCCCCACCATCAAAGAAAAAGCAGTTCCATGGGCATCCAAGAGGAAAGAGAACCCACAATAGTATAAAGATTTTGCGTCACACTCATCGCTTCGGCATCAATCCTTTTCCCTCCTTGCCGATGTTCTTTATATTTTACTTTCTTTCTTCATAAGTTGTTTGTAGATGACATGTTCTGAGAATCTCTTGGGTGTCGTATGCGTGCTACAATACTcgtttatgtcaaaacacacatAAACATTATTCTTTCCGttgagatttaaaattaaaagtcTATAGACACTTTTTGGTGAACTCGAATTAAGAAATTCTCATTTTATGTGTTAAGTTTTATGCAGATGAGTTAAGTGatacaaattcaaaaattaCTCTACATTTTAAgctgttgtttttttttaacatttataAGCACATATAACTGAACTAGAACGCCACACAACAATAAACCAATTTTGTATAAATCATTGTTACTTGGAGATTAAGATTATGGCACCATGAAATATTAAATAGTTttgcaagaaaaaaaagaacGTGGGAAAGatgacagggctaaaacaatTGAGACTACAATTTAGGACGCATTGTACCACATCTTTAAAAAAAGGTGGAATTTTCTTATATTAGTGAACCCTACTTTTATTAAATAGTTTTCAATGTAATTTAGTAAAGTATAGCCTCTCTAGCATGATAAGCCTATGAGTAATtagcatttgtagacatcaaatgctaatgagaaaaaaaatatctaattTCATCCTATCCACCTCTATTATAAAATTTATGTTTCAATGCATATACTAatgatcaaaattcaaatttcaattgtAGAACTGAACAAAATTAAATATTGGTAACAAAGCAATAACATCTGAGCTgtgaaagcaaagagaaaagtaCCACGATATAAGAACTTGCGTCAcaatcaaagcttcaacatcaatcTGTCCCTCCTTGCCAATGtgctttacattttttttttactttcttcaaatttgtttgtagaTCACATtctttgagaaattttttagttcACTAGTTTTGTCACGCCACttgttctttaaaaaaaaaagattctttCGCATCATCAGTTCATCACACTACAATCATGACTTTATTGGATGtataacaataacaaaaacaaagtcTTATTCTAATAAATGAGGTCGGCTATATAAAATATCACTGCATTCAGTTTTGCTTCATGTTCATTAGATGAATAATACAATTTTTTCAATACATGACCAACTTTACAAATATTTTTGGGAAGTAACTTTTACACAAATtatttagcttttttttttttttttgacaattgtgtGAGAAActaaaaaaagtgaaaataaaaTCTACAACGCTATTGGAACTAATTTTTTATTACATAAAAAAGTCCCTCTGCCTTGTAAAATGAGGAGAATGTGACATGATTGCTTTTATTCAATCCACATTCTCCCCCACTTGACCATTTCATGAGAAAGGATCATCCTCAAATTCCTTCCATCAAATCCTTCCGATTAACAAATCTGGAccctaaaaatttaatttaacgaTTAAAGTTAGTATAACTTTTTAAAAAGATCTCATGtttttaaccgtttgatcaaattttaaatgcTTAAATTTGTTAATTGGTTAGATTTGGTAAAAGGgattcggagaggatcccttcCCATTTCATCAAGTTGTCTAAATGCTTTTGATTCCTTTTTCAAATTGATGCTAGgcccaagaaacaaagcaacaCTAGACTAGACTAAAAACAACTGCCGTACGTTTGCcaaaaaaactaataacaaCTGCCGTACAAAAGCAAGATAAAAAGAGATACAAGGGAGAACATTCTCCCCCACTTGACCATTTCATCAACAATGTTGTCTAAATGctttttattcctttttcaATTTGATGCTAGGCCCAAGAAACAAGGCAACACTAGACTAAAAACAATTGCCGTACAAAAGCAAGATAAAAAGGCATACAAAggagaacatatatatatatatatgtgtgtgtgggtATGTATAGATCAGTTAAAATGATAACCTTTCTTAGATAGAACTGAGCATATAAACCAGCAAAGGTAATATTagagaaatcaaaattttcaaccaaatgatgtgtcattaataggaaataagcacgttaatcaacgcaaaaataataattcaatcatcaacaaccacatcatttggtttgcaaatttggtttaaaaaatttagtctctctataATTATCCAACCGGCAAACAAGTTTAATTATCTTAGACAAGTAACACTATTTACGTATTTATTTTCAGGCAATTACAACTTTGACATCAAAAAGAAGATTTAAGGAAGATGATTTTCTTATCAGTTAGAATTTCTACAATGCGTGTCTCATTATTTACCTAAATAAATTTTTATGTCTGTCAAATTGGTCATGAAAGCTCACTATCATATTAATAAGCGGTAATGAAAGTAGATAACATGAGACAAAAAATAGGAGTTAACTGTATGTAGGAGGAAATCGCAtttaaatttcattaaaaacattaaacttgacatggattaCCACAACCATACGACTACGGACCATCACACAACAAGAACACAAAGGGAACAAAAgaacttaaaaacaaaagttgACAAACAAACAACCACCCACATCAGACAACAGAAAGCTAATTGCCAAGTTAGTTAATCACCATAAGTGATAATGCTGTCCATAATCTTGGCCACCACCTCCTTCGAATCCCTCAgtttttttatgcttttgttAAGCTTCTCACGCTTTACTGCCACTGCCGGCGACTCCTCCAACATCCTCTCAATTCCCCCACCGTATGGTCCCATCAACTCATTCACAATCTCAGCTTCCATCTCTTTGTTCACAAGGTTGAAAACAGACCGCTGCAAGTGCAATGCCATGTAGTCCACAAGCCTCCTCAAAACAACCTTCCAATAGGCAATCATTCTCATTTTAAGGTCATAAGCTTGAGCTAACACATGCGGGAACTTCCCCAGAACACCGACTTCAACTTCCCCGATGCCTTCTATAGTTATGATAGAAGGTTTTTTCTCGTCAGTTAAGACTCCATGAATGAATTGATTTTGACTAGCCATCAACTTGTTCCATTCTGAAACATAATCACCATCACATGTATAATCCGTCAGCTTTTCCATCTCTACAAGCTCCAGCACCCACTTGATTGACCTTTCCTTCATCTTGGCCATTAGATTATGGCCGGCACGCCCGGCTGACAGCCGCAGCTGACGATAGTTCTCCGTATAACGCATCAACACAGAAATAACCACCTCTTCAATGTAGCTCCACACTTCTTCCACAAATGCAATCGGAATACTCGAAATTTCATTCACTTTTCCCTGCAAGATAATGAGGAAAGCATTGTGTGGAAGGAAGTTCGGAAGTGAAATACCTTTGGTCTCCTCCAAGATCTTGATCTCCTTCATCAAGAAGTTTCTCTTTGCATCAGTTTCAGCACATATGTGAAGTTCATCCGAGTACTGGTTGAGCCTCTCAACCAATCTAGCAGTGCAGTGCATGCGATTGTCGTCCTCGTAGTCCTCAAATTCTCCTCTCAAAAGAATCTTCCTAAGCGATTCCTTAGCCAAGCCAATGATTTGCATAAAGGCTGTCATGGCCTCGGCAACAGATGAAAGACTCTTTGGCATTTTGTTCAGCTCCATAATGCAGAAGTTCAGCctgtcattgatcttcttcactATCTCGGGTATATTTTTTGCCATGCTGTTTGCTTGAATTTGGACCAGCTTCTGTGCTAAAACTGGAATACCGACAATAGACTTGTCAATCTTCGAAAGCAGGGGATGGGTTTGAAATAGTTCATGAGCCATCGCCGCTGCCTCCTCATAAGTTTCGTCACCAATCCTGTTCCTTACACAGACATAACCAAGACCAATGTTTACATCATCTCCAGTGACCTTCTCAAGTAGTCCTTCCGGTGCCTTGTCCACTTTTGTAACCACAGCGAGCGTCCTCTCACCAGTTTTATCTACACTTTGTGACATCCGGATTGACTCACACGTAGTAAAATCCACCGTAGCAGACAATACATTCAGAATAATACTTTCC is drawn from Malus domestica chromosome 14, GDT2T_hap1 and contains these coding sequences:
- the LOC103453911 gene encoding dynamin-related protein 4C-like gives rise to the protein MKSSYTVLNSEGSLAMVQVELEAVPLKCAPIVSSYNDKIRPLLDAVDKLRSLKVMDEGIQLPTIVVVGDQSSGKSSVLESLAGISLPRGQGICTRVPLIMRLEHHSSPQPELSLEYSGRVDRTDEDNVAKDIVKATNSIAGGGKGISNTPLTLLVKKNGVPDLTMVDLPGITRVPVHGQPENIYDQIKDMIMEYIKPEESIILNVLSATVDFTTCESIRMSQSVDKTGERTLAVVTKVDKAPEGLLEKVTGDDVNIGLGYVCVRNRIGDETYEEAAAMAHELFQTHPLLSKIDKSIVGIPVLAQKLVQIQANSMAKNIPEIVKKINDRLNFCIMELNKMPKSLSSVAEAMTAFMQIIGLAKESLRKILLRGEFEDYEDDNRMHCTARLVERLNQYSDELHICAETDAKRNFLMKEIKILEETKGISLPNFLPHNAFLIILQGKVNEISSIPIAFVEEVWSYIEEVVISVLMRYTENYRQLRLSAGRAGHNLMAKMKERSIKWVLELVEMEKLTDYTCDGDYVSEWNKLMASQNQFIHGVLTDEKKPSIITIEGIGEVEVGVLGKFPHVLAQAYDLKMRMIAYWKVVLRRLVDYMALHLQRSVFNLVNKEMEAEIVNELMGPYGGGIERMLEESPAVAVKREKLNKSIKKLRDSKEVVAKIMDSIITYGD